A portion of the Mobula hypostoma unplaced genomic scaffold, sMobHyp1.1 scaffold_125, whole genome shotgun sequence genome contains these proteins:
- the LOC134342199 gene encoding oocyte zinc finger protein XlCOF6-like, producing MAHQRVHTGERPFTCSDCGKRYTWLSELKVHQRAHTGERPFTCSDCGKGFTQSSKLKEPLCFWEEVSNSQSGARCFLVTISSAQIVGMSPMEGHTHSTG from the exons atggctcaccagcgagtccacaccggggagcggccattcacctgctcagactgtgggaaaagaTACACTTGGTtatctgaactgaaggtacatcagagagctcacactggagagaggccgttcacctgctcagactgc gggaagggattcactcagtcatctaaattgaag gaacccctctgtttctgggaagaggtctccaactctcagtcaggtgctcgatgcttccttgtcaccatctcgtctgctcagatcgttgggatgtctcccatggagggtcatactcattccactggttaa